In Wolinella succinogenes DSM 1740, a single genomic region encodes these proteins:
- a CDS encoding cytochrome c3 family protein, with protein MRPYSQSFTLILGWLWLFLGAVALHAQEVDSPPAMEVSAELAQKYPLKSHHAKLSFACLDCHTNQGSNLASLKRLKDDDCLSCHQSRDKMASRLAFMELKKASPHNSIHDGKRLHCDECHMEHRPSVNMCSECHEREVPLWMGETP; from the coding sequence ATGCGTCCCTATTCTCAATCCTTCACTCTCATCCTAGGATGGCTTTGGCTCTTCTTGGGGGCGGTGGCACTCCATGCGCAAGAGGTCGATTCCCCTCCTGCCATGGAGGTTTCAGCAGAACTCGCCCAAAAATATCCCCTCAAATCCCACCATGCCAAGCTTTCGTTTGCCTGTTTGGATTGCCACACCAACCAGGGGAGCAATCTCGCTAGCCTCAAACGCCTCAAAGATGATGATTGCCTCTCCTGTCACCAAAGTCGAGACAAGATGGCCTCTAGGCTTGCGTTCATGGAGCTCAAAAAAGCGAGTCCTCACAACTCAATCCACGACGGAAAGCGCCTCCATTGTGATGAGTGCCACATGGAGCATCGACCTTCAGTCAATATGTGTAGCGAATGCCACGAGAGAGAGGTTCCACTTTGGATGGGAGAGACTCCATGA